The region CGCTGGTCATAGCCTATGCACTTTATTGATAACGGCATCAGTTTGCATTGGTCTCCTCCACCCTTGGTCACGCCCACATTGTCAGGCAGGCAGATTGTGGGCAGCGATCATGAGATCTGCGCCGCCCGGATACTCCGAGCCACATCAGCGAGGTCAAGCTGTTCGAGCACTTGATAGCTGGTGCTCACCTCGTCGGGCTGCTAGCGGGGGAGAACATGGACGTGGTAGTAAAAGACATCCTGCCCTGCCGCGGCTCGGTTGCTCTGAAGGACGGTGATTCCTTGTGGA is a window of Deinococcus humi DNA encoding:
- a CDS encoding HIT domain-containing protein — protein: MGHPQRVATLLDLTFAPQGITVLQSNRAAAGQDVFYYHVHVLPR